A segment of the Bdellovibrio bacteriovorus genome:
TCGATCCCGGTCAAAACCGAGCAGGACACCTTCGTCAATCGCAGTTATTTTGTCGGTCCCAGTGGTGGAGTCGGGGTGCAGGACAAAAAGAACGTCACCAAGCTAGAAGAAGAACTGTGGGGGATTGTCAGTGGCGGCAACGCTTTTAATGTATTCGAAACCCGCCTGGGTGACATGGCCGTTTGCATGAGCACCGATGTCGAATACCCGGGCCCGGCCGCATCAATGGCTGCTGAGGGCGCCAAAATTCTTCTGGCCCCCAGCCGCAGTGAAAACCAAATCGACTGCAACCGCGTGCACCTGGGCGCAAGAGCCCGCGCCATGGAAAACAACGCCTTCGTGGTCGTCAGCCAGCTTTTAGGGAAAGCCCCATGGACCGCCACCGTCACCGAAAACACCGGATATGCCGCCATCTACAGCCCCTTGGAAGAAGGCCACCCCGAAGACGGCATCCAAGCCAAAGGCACCTTGAACGAACCAGGCTGGCTCTATAGCGAATTAAACCATTCCCCATCCTAATCCCGACCGAAAAGGTGCCTGGTGACTTTTTACATCTACACTGCGTCAATGACGCGTCGTAGGTGTAAAAAATCACCAGGCACCTTTTTTGGGGTCGCTTGCTTTTTATTACCGATCTGGCATAGTTGCGGAGTTTCAAAACCGGAATAACAGGAGTAAATCATGATTATCGGTGTTCCTAAGGAGATTAAGATTTCTGAGAACCGCGTTGGTTTGACCGAAGCGGGCGTGCGTCAGTATGTGAGCGAAGGCCACACTGTGATCGTTGAGAAAGATGCGGGCGTTGGCTCTGGTATCTCTAACGAGCAGTACGAAAAAGCTGGTGCGAAAATCATCGACACAAAAAAAGAAGTGTACGCAAAAGCGGACATGATCCAAAAAGTTAAAGAACCTCTTCCAGACGAATACGAACTGATGAGAGAAAATCAGATCCTTTACACTTACCTTCACTTGGCTGCAGAAGCGAAGCTGACGAAAGTTCTTTGTGAACGTAAAGTGAAAGCGATCGCTTACGAAACTATCCAGTTGGACAACGGCTCTTTGCCATTGTTGACTCCAATGTCTGAGGTTGCCGGTCGTATGGCGACTCAGATCGGTGCTTTCTACCTGCAAAAAGACCACGGTGGAAAAGGCATCCTGATGGGTGGCGTAACGGGTGTTAAACCAGCTAAAGTCACCATCATCGGTGGTGGTGTTGTTGGTACCAACGCAGCGAAAATGGCTGTAGGTTTGGGCGCTTCCGTAACTATCCTTGATGTGAACACAGCACGTTTGGAATATCTTGATGATATCTTCCAGGGCCGTTGCATGACTTTGTTCTCCAACGCGAAAAACATCGAAGATTCCGTAAAAGAATCTGACCTGGTAGTTGGTGGCGTTCTGATCACTGGTCACAAAGCTCCGACTTTGGTGTCTAAAGAGATGGTTTCTTCCATGTCCAAAGGCTCTGTTGTTGTTGACGTTGCCGTTGACCAGGGTGGTTGTATCGAGACTTGCCGTCCTACTTCCCACACCAACCCAACTTACGAAGTTGACGGTGTGATCCACTATTGCGTTCCAAACATGCCAGGCGTTGTTCCTAGAACATCCACTTACGCATTGACGAACGTAACTCTGCGCTACGGTTCCATGATCGCGGCTATGGGTGTGGAAGATGCAGTTGCGAAATCTCCTGCATTGTTGAAAGGTCTGAACACTTACGGTGGCCACGTAGTTTACGAGCCAGTAGCAAAAGACCTACACATGGAATACAAACCTTACAAAATCTAAGGTTTAAAATTTCTGAAATTTTAAAACCCGCATCTCGCAAGGATGCGGGTTTTTTTATTCCCGGCGGGTTTTCATATAGAACAGAACGGCCGCTTTTTCCCCGGTCGGCTTCTGAAGCACCAGGCGCACCCGCCACCGCATTTCGCTGAGCTCACAGACCGGAAGCTCGTACGTGGCTTCATGACTTGCGCCGTCCTGGGAAGGGGACAGCAGAGGTCTGATAAATCCCATATCCTGTTCAACCCCTTCAAAATCCAGCAGCAGCGGCACCCAAGAGGTGTTAAGTGTACGCACTTTGACGGAAGTTTCCTGTGCTTCCCGGACGGGGCGTGGGTTCATCTCAACTTGAAAATGACCCTGGGAAGTTGCAATTTCGCACGGGGCCTGAGTCGCCAGATCGCAGTCCGGGTTTTCGGCCAAAAGTGTGACGTCCTTCAGTGGGATCTGGCGCTCTGAAAAAGGTCTTTTGTCGTCGGCGGTTTCCAAGGCCTGGCGATATTCCGAAGGTGGAGACTTGTAATCCAGAGTTTCAACCCATTCCCCACGGCTGTTGATCACAAAAACATGGCTGGTGTGGTCCACAAAGAAAGAACTGCCGGTTTGAATGCGTGAATAGCGGGCGCCGAAAAGGGAGGTGATTTTCCTTAAGTTCTCGTGGGTGTCCGTGGCGGCCTTCATCGGGGCTTTGAACCTTTTCAGGTGTTCTGCCAAAGTGGTCAGGGAGTCCCGTTCCGGATCAATCGAGACAAACAGGACCTCCACTTTGTTTTGATGCTCGGGCGGCAGTGCCTGAATCATCTGGCTTAAGTTTGCCAGGGTCATGGGACAGATGTGCGGGCAGTGGGCAAAGCCGAAGAAAAGAAACAGAACGCGGCCTCTTTTTTCGGAGGTCTTGTAAAGTCCCGCGGTGGAGGGGATTTCGAAGTCACCCCCAGCGGGAATTTTAAATTCCATAGGCGGTGATTTCAGCATATTGCCTGAAGGCCTTAAGAACAGGGCCAAAAGAGCGACCGGGATCAGGGCAACAGCAAACAAAAGTGCTTTTTTCATAAGTCTATTTCAATTCTTTGCCGGGTTATTGGCAAAGAATTTTTCCCATGCTTCCCTGGCCGATTTGGGCAACAGAAACTCCGGAAACATATGGGGCATTTCCGGTGGCTTTGTTCTTGATGTAAAGAATATTGCGGCTGCTGAAGTAAGCGCTGTCCTGGGCCTTGCGCAGTTCGGTCAAGGACGCAACGGCACGGCCTTGAGAGGTCTTGCAGTAAGTGCCCGGCAAATCATGGATGGCCACAACAGGACTGAGGGCGCCCTGATAAGCCGTCTTAAAGACCACCGTGATTTTTTCCAGATCCAGGTTTTCATTGTACTGAATTTTGTATTCGTAGTTGCCACCATAGATCATGTTCATCTTGTTCATAAAGTTATTGGTGGTCAAAACCACTCCATCACTGCGACCGGCAGCAAAAGCTGTGGTGGCCTTGGTCGGATTAAACAGATAGACGCTGCCCACCTGATATTTGCAAAGCATCGCACGCACGCTTTGGTCCTTGGGAGCAGAACAGCCCGCTGTATTGTTGAAGTCATGGGTCGGAACCAGAATAGTTTGCGCTGTGCCCGTCAAGCTGCCGTCCAGGTCGCGAATGCTGGCGGACTCAGTCCCACCCAAAGATGTCGGGCCGCTGACCGCATCAAAAACAATTTTGCGTGCGGGTTCCGGGAAAAAGCGCAGTTTCTGAGACACATTGGCAAAGCGTTCGGAAGCACCCACTGAACGGAACGGGGACGGCTTGATCACTGTGCTTCCATAAGGCACGTCAGTGAAGTTGATAAAGTCAATGCCGCTCAGATCCATAGGCCCATCATATATTCGGGCGCCCGTGAACATCGAGTTGTCCTTGAATTCGTCCGGCTGGTGGTTGCCACTGATTGCGATTACGGCACTGTCGCGTACGACGATATTGTAGGCCGCCCAGATATTTGAACGGTTGTCGGCCAGAATGGCTCCTACGAAGTTCATCGTCTGGGCGCGGGTGTACATGGCCGCCTCGACGCTTTTAAAAGCTTTCAGATTGCGGATCGTCGGCGTTGTTTTTGGCGCATAGTGAACAGTCACAATCAGGCGGTCATGAGGATTGCGGGGGTTGTTGGCAATTTTTCCGTCAGCCACGCCATCCCAGCTGAAGCCAACAGTGGTGGAGCGGGCGGTGTTGTTATCGAACTGGCGGGTGTTTTCCTGACGTGGGAACACGTTCGCTGGATTTTGGCTGTCCGGGAACACGCATCTGAAATTCACACAGGAAACACCACGGGCAAAGCTCATCCAATAGCCCGTGCCTTGAGAGCCTGCCGCCACGTTGTCTTTAAAGATGTTGTTCGGATTGGAAACCCAAAAGGTGGCCGGGCCCGGGAATCTGCCGGGGCTGCTGACGTCAATATCAGATTGCAGAATGTGTCTGTCGGTCAATGGGCGACGGGAAAGGATGCCCAGGTTTTTGCTGAAGGTGTTACCTACTTCATTGCCATCTTCCAGGAAGAAGCCGTGGCCATAGTGATCATAGCAGACGTTGTTTTCAACCACAGTGTTGTTCGTGGCGTGAACCGTGATGCAACGCTGGAACGAATGGTGAATACTGGAATTTTTGATGTACTGACCGGAGGCATCACCCACGCGGTGCCAGTGAAACGGATATCTGGCCATTTCGCCCATGCGGCCCATGTATGAAAACTCCACACCGTCAATATAGCCAAAGGCTGACGGCATGATCATCAGGTGAGCACCTTTGTAGTTCATGGCAGAGATATTGCCATCGGAAGTGATCTGAATATTGCGTGTCAGGTTGGCCACTTCTGCCCGTTCATCCACAGTCCAGGTGCGAGTGGGTGTTTTGTAGCTGTTATTTTGTCCGTTGTGGCGGAACTTAAGTGGTGCCGTCAATGTGATGCGGGTGCCTTGCACGGATTTGATTACGACGTCCTCTGCCTCCAGATAGCGATAGGCAGTCGGAGCAACAGCCAGGCGATCCCCGGCCTTCCAGCCGACATTCTCACTGACATAGAGGTCAGAAGTTCCCGCAGCGGCGGTCTTTGCAAGTTTCAGCCACTTTGCATTGATGCGGTTGCCGACCAGGCGGATGGTTCCGCCATTCATGGCCATGATATTGCGGTCACTGCAAGGAACCAGAACGCCGTCGCAATTTTCTTTAAGAAAGGTACCGCCTTTGATGGCGATTTTAAGCTGTCCTTGGAATGGTGTCATGGCTGTCCCGCACTGAAGCAAAGCTTCTGATCCGTGCACATGCAGGGAAGAGGCTTTCAATGTGAAGGTTCCGTTTGCAGGGCAGAACAGTCGGCCTTGCACGGTCAGGTTGCGCACGTTGATGTCGCGATCAATTTGCACTCGATAGCCGGACGGGATTAGCAGGTCGCCGGTAACAGAGCTGCCATCAGCATTGAGCATGAGCTGTGAAAGTCTTTGATCGACCGGGAACGTCGGAATGGAAAATCGCCCAGAGTTGCCAATCGTGCTGTTACGTCCGCCGGAAACAGAGATCCCGTGAACGAAAACGGGGCTGCCGGTATAGCGCAGGGCCAGGGCTTTGGGGATAACAGATTCAAAGCGATGGCCCGAATTTTTGGTGCCACAGATGGATTTCACTGCGGCTTCGGAAGATCTGCGGGCTGGGGAGGACTGAATGAAACGGGCGTTGGCGCTTCCTGCCGCAGCACCGGCGTAAAGATGCACGGAGATGGACTGATCTTGGGAAGTGTCGCAGGCCCAGCCCCGGACCACCACGGCTCCATCAGGTCGTTCTTTCACTGTATCAATATGACCTGTTACATCAGCCACCGCCGTTGAGACGGTCATGGTTGCCACAGTCAGACCAAGTTGGAATGTTTTCATTTTGTTGATCCCCCAGAGATGGATTTCTGCAAGGGCTGTACTTGGTGTTATAAAAACCAAAAGGCATTGGACACGGATTGCTGTCGAAGTTGAAAACTTTGATCAAAAGTTTCACAAGGCATTCGAGGGAGTGCATGGAGTCTCAATCCTCAGTTTGCTGCCGGGGAACATTGAATTTTGAGACTCTTTGCTTTCTTGCAGGTGTCTCAGTTTCCCGTGGTGATTCCGGTAAAAGCATTTCTAAGATTCTTCATTGGGTACAAACCCCATGGAGGATGAACAATGATCAAATGGATTCTTTTATTTACAGTGGCAATCAGTCTGTCTGCCTTTGCAGAGGAGCAAACTGATGATCAGGCCATGCACGAGGTGCAACTGATTCAGGAACTTCAAGAGGACTTTGTGGTTGAACCTATTTCGGGCGGCAGTCGCATTTCATGCCCTCGCGGCACCCAGCTTATCAACAAGTACTGCTGGGATCGCGCGAAGAATGTCTTCAATAAATGTGGAGTCATCTGTAAAAAGATCGGCGACGAACACTCCGGTCAGTAACAGACGGAATCATTTCGCCGTACGTTGTTCCAACCAAAGATTCCCCCAGTCTTCAGTTTTGAGCAGGGGGATCTTTTTCTGATGCAATCTTGCCACCACCGTTGGGTGAGGATGGCGATAGCGGGGCCAGCGGGCCGAGGCGATGCTCAGACGTAACTTTGGCAGTGAATCCAAGAGCTCTTCGGATGTGCTTGTCTTGCTGCCGTGGTGGCCCAACAACAGCACTTCAGCAGAGCTGATCCATGTGCGTGTTCTCCATATCAGCTCTTGTGATCTTGGAGAATCTCCGGGCAGCAGCACGGGGCCCGAGCGCAGGATGTGGCTTTCAGCATTGCTGTCTTTATTAAGTGCCGGAGTCCACACCGGCAGATCCTTTTGCAAACAAAGCGGCAGAGCGCGTATCAGCTTTTCTTTATAGCGCGAAGACTTCCCCAGCGGCGGCAAAGCCAGGCATAGTCCCTGAAGCTGTTTCAGTTGAAATGTCTTGGACAAAGCCCCGATATGATCCCAGTCCCAGTGGGACAGGAACACCTGATTTTCTTTGTCGGCGCAGGCAAAGTGAATGCGCTTCCACGGAAAGAATTCTCCACCCATGTCAAAGTGGCGACAGCGTAAGGCCGTGACCTCGCTGACCCATTGTCCCTGACCGACATTCCACACGACATAATAGTGGCCGCTCAAAGCGTGTTTCACGGGCGAGGCGCTGAAAAGAATCAACAGAAAGAAAAACAGACTCATCGTGAATCCCGGCCCTGCCATAAATGCAAACGCAAGAAATGCATGATCACCTGCCAAAACACGATCCACCACCACAGTGCGGCCACAGATGGGGGGCGGGTTTTGTGCATCACGATGGGCTCCGATAAAAACGCCAAGGTCTGGCGGAAAAATTCCATCACTGCGTCAAATACGAAAACGCCGGACGGTAAAAGAGTCACGAAGAACGCGAGCGGCAGCAGCGCATAGCTGACAACCGGGGCCAGCAGCAGATTATAAATCAGACTCAAAGGATGCAGACTGCCCAGTCCCCATAAAGGTGCGCTCATAAAGACAAAGATGCCGACTTGGGAAAGCAGCAGGCGGGGCAGGGGTGGCTTCACCCGCAGTAAACTTCCCCAGCACAGCGCCAAGGCGGCGCACCAGCTCATCAGCAGGGATAGGGAATCCCACCATGTCGGAAAAAGCGAGAGGGTGATTAGACCCGCTGCCAGCACCCCCAGATCGGGCGGCAGGTGCAGGCGAAAATGCTTCAGACTGTGGCGGGTGATCAGAGCTAAAAGTGCCCGCACTGCGGGTGGTTGCCAGCCCACGATCAGTGAATAAAAGCCCAGGAACAGGATTCTTACAAAGAGTGGAATTCGCAGAATGCTTAAGAGTTCATCAAGCAAAATCAGGTGAGATCCCGAAATAACAAAGATGTGAATCAGTGATGTGCGCTGCAGATTTTTTTGCAATTCGGCGTCTGTGATTTTTTCACCACAAAGAAGTGATGCTAAGGACTGCTGTTCTAGTGAATTCTTTGGCAGAAAATGAACACACTTTTCCTGAAATTTCTGTGACAGATGTGTTGTGTTTGTCAGCAAAACATCGGGAGCGGCAATGCTTAAGCAAAGGGCAAGGCTTAGAAGAATGATCATGGTTCTAAGCACTCATGGTTCTAAGCACTTAGCAATTTTCATAACGCAGTGGATTTCTAAAATAGTCTGTTATTGGGTCCGCGCGTCTTCGGGGGACGGATTTTAAGATCTGAAATTCGAGAGCATAATTACAGGGCATTAATACTATTAAAGCTAACAATATTATATATTTAACTGCTGCTTAAGATCCGTGCAAATCGCTGAAAGCCTTGAAAATAAATAGGTCTAAGGTCTAGCATTACAATAACTCAACATTTTATGTGGATAACTCCTGCTTGTTTGCACTTCTCAAGGCGTGTCATACTAGTAAAAGATCAAGAGGTGTCGATAGATGAAGCAACTTAGACTATTAGCAGCAACGGTCCTTTTAAGCCTGCCTTTGGCCTCGTTCGCCAAACCAGCCACCAGCAATGCAAAGAGCTCTTCGCGCGACCTGAGCCAGGAAGCTTTGCTTGTCGAACTGACGGGGAAAGACCTTTCGAAAGAAAGTGACATCGGTCTTTATGCTGAAATGGT
Coding sequences within it:
- a CDS encoding ComEC/Rec2 family competence protein gives rise to the protein MSLFFFLLILFSASPVKHALSGHYYVVWNVGQGQWVSEVTALRCRHFDMGGEFFPWKRIHFACADKENQVFLSHWDWDHIGALSKTFQLKQLQGLCLALPPLGKSSRYKEKLIRALPLCLQKDLPVWTPALNKDSNAESHILRSGPVLLPGDSPRSQELIWRTRTWISSAEVLLLGHHGSKTSTSEELLDSLPKLRLSIASARWPRYRHPHPTVVARLHQKKIPLLKTEDWGNLWLEQRTAK
- a CDS encoding G8 domain-containing protein — protein: MKTFQLGLTVATMTVSTAVADVTGHIDTVKERPDGAVVVRGWACDTSQDQSISVHLYAGAAAGSANARFIQSSPARRSSEAAVKSICGTKNSGHRFESVIPKALALRYTGSPVFVHGISVSGGRNSTIGNSGRFSIPTFPVDQRLSQLMLNADGSSVTGDLLIPSGYRVQIDRDINVRNLTVQGRLFCPANGTFTLKASSLHVHGSEALLQCGTAMTPFQGQLKIAIKGGTFLKENCDGVLVPCSDRNIMAMNGGTIRLVGNRINAKWLKLAKTAAAGTSDLYVSENVGWKAGDRLAVAPTAYRYLEAEDVVIKSVQGTRITLTAPLKFRHNGQNNSYKTPTRTWTVDERAEVANLTRNIQITSDGNISAMNYKGAHLMIMPSAFGYIDGVEFSYMGRMGEMARYPFHWHRVGDASGQYIKNSSIHHSFQRCITVHATNNTVVENNVCYDHYGHGFFLEDGNEVGNTFSKNLGILSRRPLTDRHILQSDIDVSSPGRFPGPATFWVSNPNNIFKDNVAAGSQGTGYWMSFARGVSCVNFRCVFPDSQNPANVFPRQENTRQFDNNTARSTTVGFSWDGVADGKIANNPRNPHDRLIVTVHYAPKTTPTIRNLKAFKSVEAAMYTRAQTMNFVGAILADNRSNIWAAYNIVVRDSAVIAISGNHQPDEFKDNSMFTGARIYDGPMDLSGIDFINFTDVPYGSTVIKPSPFRSVGASERFANVSQKLRFFPEPARKIVFDAVSGPTSLGGTESASIRDLDGSLTGTAQTILVPTHDFNNTAGCSAPKDQSVRAMLCKYQVGSVYLFNPTKATTAFAAGRSDGVVLTTNNFMNKMNMIYGGNYEYKIQYNENLDLEKITVVFKTAYQGALSPVVAIHDLPGTYCKTSQGRAVASLTELRKAQDSAYFSSRNILYIKNKATGNAPYVSGVSVAQIGQGSMGKILCQ
- the ald gene encoding alanine dehydrogenase → MIIGVPKEIKISENRVGLTEAGVRQYVSEGHTVIVEKDAGVGSGISNEQYEKAGAKIIDTKKEVYAKADMIQKVKEPLPDEYELMRENQILYTYLHLAAEAKLTKVLCERKVKAIAYETIQLDNGSLPLLTPMSEVAGRMATQIGAFYLQKDHGGKGILMGGVTGVKPAKVTIIGGGVVGTNAAKMAVGLGASVTILDVNTARLEYLDDIFQGRCMTLFSNAKNIEDSVKESDLVVGGVLITGHKAPTLVSKEMVSSMSKGSVVVDVAVDQGGCIETCRPTSHTNPTYEVDGVIHYCVPNMPGVVPRTSTYALTNVTLRYGSMIAAMGVEDAVAKSPALLKGLNTYGGHVVYEPVAKDLHMEYKPYKI
- a CDS encoding ComEC/Rec2 family competence protein — its product is MIILLSLALCLSIAAPDVLLTNTTHLSQKFQEKCVHFLPKNSLEQQSLASLLCGEKITDAELQKNLQRTSLIHIFVISGSHLILLDELLSILRIPLFVRILFLGFYSLIVGWQPPAVRALLALITRHSLKHFRLHLPPDLGVLAAGLITLSLFPTWWDSLSLLMSWCAALALCWGSLLRVKPPLPRLLLSQVGIFVFMSAPLWGLGSLHPLSLIYNLLLAPVVSYALLPLAFFVTLLPSGVFVFDAVMEFFRQTLAFLSEPIVMHKTRPPSVAALWWWIVFWQVIMHFLRLHLWQGRDSR
- a CDS encoding nitrilase-related carbon-nitrogen hydrolase; protein product: MIRVAAAQYLLQKHSSFEGWQHSVESWVREAVENKATLLVFPEYGSMELVSLMKETTQQDPKAQVRELDKLKDKFLETYQELAKKYQCAIVAPSIPVKTEQDTFVNRSYFVGPSGGVGVQDKKNVTKLEEELWGIVSGGNAFNVFETRLGDMAVCMSTDVEYPGPAASMAAEGAKILLAPSRSENQIDCNRVHLGARARAMENNAFVVVSQLLGKAPWTATVTENTGYAAIYSPLEEGHPEDGIQAKGTLNEPGWLYSELNHSPS
- a CDS encoding SCO family protein; the protein is MKKALLFAVALIPVALLALFLRPSGNMLKSPPMEFKIPAGGDFEIPSTAGLYKTSEKRGRVLFLFFGFAHCPHICPMTLANLSQMIQALPPEHQNKVEVLFVSIDPERDSLTTLAEHLKRFKAPMKAATDTHENLRKITSLFGARYSRIQTGSSFFVDHTSHVFVINSRGEWVETLDYKSPPSEYRQALETADDKRPFSERQIPLKDVTLLAENPDCDLATQAPCEIATSQGHFQVEMNPRPVREAQETSVKVRTLNTSWVPLLLDFEGVEQDMGFIRPLLSPSQDGASHEATYELPVCELSEMRWRVRLVLQKPTGEKAAVLFYMKTRRE